The Methylopila sp. M107 genome contains the following window.
TCGGCCGCATCACACAGGTCATCGGCGCCGTCGTCGACATCAAGTTCGACGGGCATCTGCCGGAAATCCTGAACGCGCTCGAGACCAAGAACAATGGCGCCCGGCTCGTCTTCGAGGTCGCGCAGCACCTCGGCGAGTCGACGGTGCGGGCCATCGCGATGGACTCGACCGAAGGCCTCACCCGCGGCCAGGAGGTCAGCGACACCGGCGAGCCGATCCTGGTTCCGGTCGGCGACGCCACGCTCGGCCGCATCCTGAACGTCATCGGCGAGCCGATCGACGAAGGCCAGCCGGTCGAGGGCGAGGGCAAGCGCCCGATTCACGCCCCGGCCCCGTCCTACGCCGACCAGGCGACCGAGACCGAAATCCTCGTCACCGGCATCAAGGTCGTCGACCTGCTCGCGCCTTACGCCAAGGGCGGCAAGGTCGGTCTGTTCGGCGGCGCGGGCGTCGGCAAGACGGTGCTGATCCAGGAGCTGATCAACAACGTCGCGAAGGCCCATGGCGGCTTCTCGGTGTTCGCCGGCGTCGGCGAGCGCACCCGCGAGGGCAACGACCTCTATCACGAGTTCATCGAGTCCGGCGTCAACAAGGAAGGCGGCGGCGAAGGCTCCAAGTGCGCCCTCGTGTTCGGCCAGATGAACGAGCCGCCCGGCGCCCGCGCCCGCGTCGCGCTGACCGGCCTCACCATCGCGGAGCATTTCCGCGACAAGGGCCAGGACGTGCTGTTCTTCGTCGACAACATCTTCCGCTTCACGCAGGCGGGTTCGGAAGTGTCGGCGCTGCTCGGCCGCATCCCGTCGGCGGTGGGCTATCAGCCGACGCTCGCGACCGACATGGGCGCGCTGCAGGAGCGCATCACCACGACCAACAAGGGCTCGATCACGTCCGTGCAGGCGATCTACGTGCCGGCCGACGACCTGACCGACCCGGCCCCGGCCGCGTCCTTCGCGCATCTCGACGCGACGACGGTGCTGAACCGCTCGATCGCCGAAAAGGGCATCTACCCGGCGGTCGACCCGCTCGACTCGACCTCGCGCATCCTCTCCGCCGCCGTCATCGGCGAGGAGCACTACGGCACCGCCCGCCGCGTGCAGGAGACGCTGCAGCGCTACAAGTCGCTGCAGGACATCATCGCCATTCTCGGCATGGACGAGCTCTCGGAAGAGGACAAGCTGACGGTGTCGCGCGCTCGCAAGGTCGAGCGCTTCCTCAGCCAGCCGTTCCACGTGGCCGAGATATTCACGGGCTCGCCCGGCAAGTTCGTCGACCTCGCCGACACGATCAAGGGCTTCAAGGAGCTGATCGAGGGCAAGCACGACAACCTGCCCGAAGCCGCCTTCTACATGGTCGGCACGATCGAAGAAGCGATCGAAAAGGGCAAGAAGCTCGCCGAGGAGTCGTAAGGCTCCCGGCAAGTCCCGCATGGCGTAGCGTAGAGTAAGGCCGATGAACGCGAAGGTTCTGTTTCTCGTCATCGGCCTCGTGGTCGGCGGGCTCGTCGGCTGGCTGACGCGGCCCGAAGCCGCGGAGCTCGACATTCTCGGCCTGAAGGTCGAGGTGCAGGGCGACAAGGCTGCCGGCGCGAAGGGCGGTTCGCTGACGACGGGCCAG
Protein-coding sequences here:
- the atpD gene encoding F0F1 ATP synthase subunit beta codes for the protein MTAHVGRITQVIGAVVDIKFDGHLPEILNALETKNNGARLVFEVAQHLGESTVRAIAMDSTEGLTRGQEVSDTGEPILVPVGDATLGRILNVIGEPIDEGQPVEGEGKRPIHAPAPSYADQATETEILVTGIKVVDLLAPYAKGGKVGLFGGAGVGKTVLIQELINNVAKAHGGFSVFAGVGERTREGNDLYHEFIESGVNKEGGGEGSKCALVFGQMNEPPGARARVALTGLTIAEHFRDKGQDVLFFVDNIFRFTQAGSEVSALLGRIPSAVGYQPTLATDMGALQERITTTNKGSITSVQAIYVPADDLTDPAPAASFAHLDATTVLNRSIAEKGIYPAVDPLDSTSRILSAAVIGEEHYGTARRVQETLQRYKSLQDIIAILGMDELSEEDKLTVSRARKVERFLSQPFHVAEIFTGSPGKFVDLADTIKGFKELIEGKHDNLPEAAFYMVGTIEEAIEKGKKLAEES
- a CDS encoding LPXTG cell wall anchor domain-containing protein, which translates into the protein MNAKVLFLVIGLVVGGLVGWLTRPEAAELDILGLKVEVQGDKAAGAKGGSLTTGQTQHVAIFAGIGALLGLGIGFVADRRR